TCTTGAGAGTTTCATAGATATTGTGGAGACGCTGGCCGTCCTTGACGGCGGGAAACTGGTTTTGAACGGGCCGCCGCACTCTGTGCTGGACCAGGTGGAAGCTTACGGGATTCGTCCCCCGTGTTCCTGGCTGGCCGGGGGTGTTATCATTCCCTGGGAAGGAACCGAATGATGCGGGGGATCGCCGCTTATGTCGGAAGCCTGGACCCTCGCTTGAAAATGGCGGTGGCCCTTGTGCTCGGCCCCTGTCTGTGGAAGGTGCATGTGGCGGCTGCGGCAGCCAGCGCCTTCCTGTTGCTCCTTTTGGCCTGGCCGTTGTCCTCCACGCGTCCTGTTGGGGGAAAGATGGTCCGCAGCATGTTGGTTTTCGTCTTTTTTTGGGTGGGGTTCAAGGTGGTGCTGGATGCGCTGGCAGGGGTGCCGGTGGAGCATGTTGCGAACGACGCCGTCCAACTTTCCGTCCGCCTGATTGCCTTGCTCCTGCTGGGTCTTGTCCTGGCTCTGTCCACGTCGGCGCGGGCATTGGGCTTGGCGGTGGCTTGGGCCATGCGGCCCTTTGTCGGTTCGGAGCGGGCTTGGCGTATTGCCTTGGCCCTGGCACTGATGGTCCATTTTCTGCCCACCTGCCTGGAGACCATGTCCCAGGTCAGGGAGGTTGTCGGTCGACGCTGCCCGGATGTGGGTTTTTTCAGCCGGATGCGCATGATTCCCCAGGCCGTGATCCGCTGTCTGGGACAGAAGACATGGAATCAGACCCTGGCCGTGGCCAGTCGTGGCCTGGAAAACGCAGCCGCCTGGGAGTCCGATTTTACCTGGCACGGCCGGGACTGGGTGTGGGCGGGCATCTCGGTCGTCACCATTTCTTTCATGCTATTTCTGTGATCATCGTTCTTTCCGTATTGACGCCAAACCGCGTCCTGCAATACGGTTTGCTTAAATAATCATTCTCATCTTCATCAAATCAGACTCGCTACCGAGGGAACCATGACTGAAATAACTATGATGACTCCCGATCAGGCCCGTTCTTTCATTGATGGAAACAAACCGGATTCCTATACGCTGCTGGATGTCAGGCAGCAGTGGGAATATGATGAGAATCATATACCGGGTGCTAGGCTGTTGCCACTGGTCGATTTGGCCGATCGGATGGAGGAGGTGCCAAAAGATCTTCCCGTTCTGGTGTACTGCGCCTCTGGAGGTCGAAGCATGGCCGCCGCCTCCCTGCTTGAAGGTAGCGGATATACTGATATTGCCAACCTGGTGGGCGGTATGGGGGGATGGGATGGACATACAGCCTTTGGCTCCATGGAGTTGGACATGATCACCTTCTCCGGCAGGGAGACTCCGGTGGAAGTGATACTCAAGGCCTACGCCATGGAGAGCAGCTTGCAGCGTTTCTATGTGGAACGGGCGGATATGGCCGAGACCTTGGAACGTATCCAACTGTTCATGGAGTTGGCCGACTTCGAGGATAGGCACAAGGACATCCTGTTTGAGCGGTATCTGAAAATTTCCGGCAGTGACATGAGCCTGGATCAGTTTGAAGAAATCGCTTTTTCTGGCACGGGAATCCTGGCTGAGGGCGGAGTGGAGATCAACGAATTTTTGGATAGGCACCCTGCTGCCTTTGATGATGAACAGGGCGTTCTGCAGCTTGCCACCATGGTAGAGGCTCAGGCTCTGGACTATTACCTGCGGTGCGCCAAACGGGCCGAATCCGAGGAGACCAGGGACGTCTTGCAGCTCCTGGCGCGGGAGGAAAAGGCGCACCTGAAGTTGCTGGGCCGGTTCATGGATAAGCGGGATATTTAGCCTTCAGGCGATTGCGTACAATGAGCGGGGCATCACAAAATGTGGTGCCCTTTTTTGTTATACGTATTTTTTCCCGTATCTGAGATTGGGCACCGCGATGCCCGCTATGATCAATACCGCGCCAGCAAATTGGAGCAACACCACTTTTTCATCGAGAAACGCCATGGCGCCCAGGAGTGTTACCACCGGTTCAACGGAAGAGAAGATGCAGGTGTAGGCACTGCCGATCTTTTCTATTGCGATGAAGAGGAGGGTGACCGCCACAACCCCGGGGAATAATCCCATGGCAAACCCCAGCATTATCTGTTCCCGATTGGAATGTAGCCATGCGGTGATGTCGCCGGAGAGCGTGAAGGATACGGTCGCGAACAGCATGACGTAGAACGTGGCTGTCAGCGGCTTGATATTCCTGAGAAGTTTCTGGACCAGTATCATGTAGATGGAAAAGGTGGCCATGGCTCCGAAGGCATAGGCAAGCCCGACTCCATCCACCTCTCGCAGGAAGGCATCGTAGAAGACCAGGCAACACCCGATCATGACCAGGACCAGGGAAAAGATCACGACCCGGTTGATGCGCATTTTCAGGAACAGGGCGGCCAGCAACGCGACCAATATGGGATGACCATAGAGGATCAGGCTGGTCGTGGCCGCCGGGATGGTGGCCAGG
The nucleotide sequence above comes from Pseudodesulfovibrio sp. S3. Encoded proteins:
- a CDS encoding cobalt transporter, whose amino-acid sequence is MMRGIAAYVGSLDPRLKMAVALVLGPCLWKVHVAAAAASAFLLLLLAWPLSSTRPVGGKMVRSMLVFVFFWVGFKVVLDALAGVPVEHVANDAVQLSVRLIALLLLGLVLALSTSARALGLAVAWAMRPFVGSERAWRIALALALMVHFLPTCLETMSQVREVVGRRCPDVGFFSRMRMIPQAVIRCLGQKTWNQTLAVASRGLENAAAWESDFTWHGRDWVWAGISVVTISFMLFL
- a CDS encoding rhodanese-like domain-containing protein, with the translated sequence MTEITMMTPDQARSFIDGNKPDSYTLLDVRQQWEYDENHIPGARLLPLVDLADRMEEVPKDLPVLVYCASGGRSMAAASLLEGSGYTDIANLVGGMGGWDGHTAFGSMELDMITFSGRETPVEVILKAYAMESSLQRFYVERADMAETLERIQLFMELADFEDRHKDILFERYLKISGSDMSLDQFEEIAFSGTGILAEGGVEINEFLDRHPAAFDDEQGVLQLATMVEAQALDYYLRCAKRAESEETRDVLQLLAREEKAHLKLLGRFMDKRDI
- a CDS encoding DMT family transporter; its protein translation is MLQGLIYALLSAAAFGSMAILVKLGYLAGMTGAVMMQFRFSFAVLFLLVFLALRDRSQLRIPLLDLGKCAFLGLVVYWMQTTCFVSALATIPAATTSLILYGHPILVALLAALFLKMRINRVVIFSLVLVMIGCCLVFYDAFLREVDGVGLAYAFGAMATFSIYMILVQKLLRNIKPLTATFYVMLFATVSFTLSGDITAWLHSNREQIMLGFAMGLFPGVVAVTLLFIAIEKIGSAYTCIFSSVEPVVTLLGAMAFLDEKVVLLQFAGAVLIIAGIAVPNLRYGKKYV